One Acropora palmata chromosome 2, jaAcrPala1.3, whole genome shotgun sequence genomic window, GTGGAGCCCGTAGCTTTAAAAGACTAACTTTGCCACtttgatttttaaaaatatatacttTGATGCGAACTATGATGATTTACTCAACTTCTGTCTACGTAGTTAATTGGAAACGTATATTCATTTTCCAATGTTTTTAAGTATGACTTCAAAAGCAAATCAGttcatttccttttaattttctttcatcgtTTAACAAAGGCTTTTCCCCaaggaaattgattttttggGGCGAGGGTAACAACGGTGCACACTGAAGTCACGTTGAAGAGATATTCATTTTCGAGAGTAAACATTGAAAGCGTCAATAATTGCTTTTAAAAAGCGGAAGGCAATTGCTACGTAACAAGCTGAATTCATTCTTCAATTTCCTCTTGTCCTTTATCAAGATTACAAGATTACATCCAACATTTATGAATTAAATAGCAACTGCGAAAGGAAAGGAAACGCAAAAAAAGACGGAGAGAAAGCTTCAATCGGCCCCTTCCACTTCATTAAAGACATTTTTGCGTATAatcctttttttcagttttgcatcCCGCTGAATTTTTTACTCTTATAAACTCGTTTGATGCGATATATTCGTGTTTTACTTCCCTGTCGAGACGACACCACAGTTAACTAAAGCGTTCATTAAAAGGTGTTGAATCTGGCAAAAGAcagaataattttgttgtcaaAAGAAACGAGATTGTCATGTTGGAATGAAGTTACTTGCTTTCGCTGGCGAACCCAATTAAGTGAGCGTGGCTGATTGGCTGATCAAGAGTTCTCTTGAACTCAGTTTCAAGTACAAGTCCATACAAGTCACATAGGATGGGCACCTGTGTTTTTGTCGTCTCAACAAACTCTACAGCAAGCCTCAAACTTTCTAGAATTATAGGTGTTATAACAACAAATAAAGGATTCGGCAACTGTTGACAATAATTTTTGACTAAAACTTGAAGGAGAATTTGCAATTCAATTCGACAGTTTTCACTGACATTACACGTGTTCGTTGATCTTCAATtgtttgtgcttgttttgGTCGGAAGACGTGAGCTTCTGTTTGTAGGAtactgaattttgattggttgttgACTCATTTCCTAAAAGTACATTGAAGCACATCCAATTATCGGGTGTTTTTCGTTTTAATagcccctttttttttcttctcgttCTATTCTCTCCCAACTtccatccaacatggcggcaCGATATTTCTACATAGAGCTACAAGTGGCTTCCCGCAATAAGACGCTTGCAGTGCAGGCTATGTTCTTTCCAGTGAAAATGGATAATGAATCTTTCAACCAGATACTCTTAACCGtcatgaaaaaatttaacGTTCTcgttccactaatttattccaCGGTGGCTGAGTATTGTGCCAGTGCCATATCTTGGCTTAATTAAAGCACGAATATCGTTTGTTAGTATtaaccaaatcagtggatagcaattttcgcgcgttttgattggctcccgtaactcggaatatccatggatattcactgttttgcgaacggagacaaaaatggcgcgtcgtttcgcgaaagtttcagcagacaaaattaaaacagcattttttatccatctgatttggtaaatactaaaacaactatccccctcagggtcggtgaagagcagaggatatatatatatatatccaccactattcacctccccttcgggggatagttgtataatattttaagatCAGTACACACGTGTCCGAGGGTGTAGAACCCCTTTTCAGGAATACGAACGTTTTcggattttgtttttataattatttttcgtgtttttttcgtagaccgtgtattttaattttcccgtttttttgtttgtttttctattttgaaagATAGCGATGCGTACAATTCTATTCAATTGGGCAGTTGTGGAAGGAGATTGATTGTGCAGTTTCCTGACTGGACCCTCAACTCGGCAGTCTTGTAAGGCAGCGGACTAAATTTATTCCTATGTTGAAATTACCACTTCTGCACCATTGGCACATCAACATatttgataacaaattttaatgtttcattTCCCCATCGACGCAGTAACACGGTTTCTTTAGAAGCTAACCTTTCAGTTGTTTAACTTCGTATCGTTTCCTTATTGTTTCAGCATTAAATTAACAAAGGAACAATTAAGGCCTGCGCAACATTTCCAAGTGAACAATTTTGGAAGACCCACAGCAAAATATGGTTTTTGAATGTACAATCTGCAAGAGATTGAGGGATccaaaaaataaagcaaacatCTCAAAAACAAAGGACGAAGGTTGTTCGAAATACAGGTCAGATCATGGCCAAAGTAGCCGAGAATTCTTCTGTTCTACGACACAATAGTTAGCTGTTCTACGATTTTACGAAAAGATCCAAAGTTCCGGGCGAATCTACGATTCTGCCATTCCACGGGTTTTGCCTATTGGTatgaaacatatttttttcaacttcGAAAGTCAGAACAATGATTATTGAGCCCAACGACTTCAATTTGTGGGAAACGTCATTTCAGTTACATCTAAAGTTAGAGCACGGatcatttcaatattattttccGTCACTacttatatttttaaattcaaaagtGTCATATTTTAATCCAGTTAACCCTCGTTCTcactgaagaaggctggtctggccagccgaaatatatcAATAAAATTTATCTTTACTCCACGTTTTATCGGTTCCATAAAACTGAATCTCATTTCCTTCTACAACGATAACATTCACATTTATCTAACGTGCACCAGGTGCATTGTCGTCAACTGTTGCTTGCTAAATCCTAGAATCATTTTCGCCATTATTGAGACGGTGCAAAATAGCCCAAATTTGAAAGCTCCTGAAATCGGCATTTTCCACCCTAGAAATCTCAGACTTGGAAATCACGTCATAGGCAGTGCACGTTCTCGAGTGAAAAACATCATGATGGGAAAAGAGAGCTAATCAATTCAAATATGCGAAATATAGAAGACTAAGCGTGGCCTAGTGATCAGAGAACTCGATTTGAACTGATATTCAGTTTCACCGATCAAAAGCACCAACTGGGTTTGCAATTCAATTCACTCACACTTAGCACTGAACCAACTGGGTTTACAATTTCAGTTACTCACGCCTAGCATTGAACCAGCAAGGTTTTTCGCTGCCTTGAGGTGGGTTTCCTCACGTAACAGTGTGGATTTGAAcgctaaaatataaaaaaaaaaacatattctAAGTTTTCAGCTTTGTTCAAACACTGCCTCTTACAGTTCAAGCCGCAACCAGGTGGACAATCACCCACAGTTTGACACTACTACTCTGATTATTCTACCAGTGCATGAAAGTGGGTAATTGGCTGGCTAATTTTGACTTTGCAGTTAATTGGAGGGATTCACTGTGATCCATCTTGAATAGAAAGGTAACACTGACCTCCTCATTTCTTTATCGCGCCAAAAGTAAATGAGTGGATTAAGAAGCGAGTTTAGCATGGCGAGGATACGACAGAAGCTCACAAAGTAGACGGAGGTTACGAGGGATGGGCTTTTAACGGCTAATGatacaaataaaagcaatgatgGTATGAAACAGAGAACCAGAGAGCCGACCACATACACCGTTGTCTTTAAcgccttgttttcttttaaaaatgtttccaCTTCTTGCTGGGCTATTTGCTCAGTCTTGATTCGCTTCTTGTGACGAAGTGTTTCGCGATACAAAATCACGTAGGAAATAGCGATGAAGATCATGCAACTAGGCACCAGAGGACATACGGTAAGCGCTGCAACATAAGGTGTTATGTACCTCAGAGGCCACGAACAAAATGCGATGATCCAAAATATTGCAACAGATACCTTAATGTTCTTTTCTGTGATTAGGAGGGGGTAATGGATGGTAAACTTGATCGCTACAAGCCTCTCGAAAGTGACCAGCATAAGATGAAGCAAGGAATTGGTAACACCTGCCAGAATAGCTCGATCATGCCAGTGAAAACGAATTGCTTGCGCCAAACTGTTCATGCCAGAAACTTGAAATGTGGCAAAGAGGAAGTACGATGGTTGTGCCGTGAGACCAATAAAGGCGTCAGTCGCTGCTAAACATGCCAGCATGATGTTGGGCTTGCTTTGAAGTTGGGGTGTTTTCTTCACGGCCAAAATCACTAAGATGTTGAGTTGAATGGTCAGAGGACAAGTTGTTGTGGTTATGATAATTTGTATTATCAACACTACCTGTTCTGGTAGCTGCAACTGTAAGCCTTCGTCCGATATGTTTcttgaaaactgctttaaATTGATCTCAGACACGTTTGTCATCATGTTCATTTCGTGCAGGCTGCAGCTTCGAAAGACTGTACCTCTTTGTCTTACAcagaataaatattttaatgcAACCTATAATGAGACGGCCCTCTCAATATAACTCAACTTCTGTCAACGTAGTTAATTTGAAAGGTGCATCGAGTTTCCGATGTTTTTCAACTATgacttgaaaaacaaagtcgttcctttccttttaatATTGTTTCATCCTTCAACCAGAACTTTTACTCAAGAAAATTGCCTTGTATTAGAAGAACCAGCAGCGGTGAACGCTGAAGTCGTATTAAATGGATATTCATTTTGAGATTCCTCAAAGTCACGATTGAAAGCGACGATAATTAACCTCAATAGAAAACGGAAGACAACTGTTATAATGACTTCCCTTTCCTCTTGTCCTCCACCAAGGTTACAAGATTATAATCAAACATTACGGAATCAAATTACAAtcggaaaggaaaggaaagaaaagcaCAGCCTCGATGTTGGTCTTTCCATGAATGTTTTCGTGtaagccattttttttagttttgacCCAGTAAGGTtttaacccttatcaactccTTCGATACCAAATTTGGCGAAGtggtaccacagtttcttcccAACTAAACGCTTCATTAAAATGCACTGTATCAGGCAAAGAACAgtattgttttcattattgCCTCAAATGGGTCGGTGAAACCAAAGGAAGGTAGATTGTCAAGACGGAGCACTGCAAGTCGCTTTGCTTCCTCTGGCGAACCCAATTAAGTGAGGTTCTCTTAAAATTAGGTCTATCGCCTGAATAGCATATAATGGTTAGctgtgtttttgttgtctCTCACagagggtcgtgggttcaaatcccatctggctcggatttttccgagttcccAGTGGGTTCCATCagcaatttcattttatatATCATTCTCACATTTGCTCAATTGGAGTTTTGTTATAACACCTATAAAAAATTCTATAAAGTCTGAGGCTTACTATACTTTGTTGATCTGTTTCCGAATATTTGGTGAGAGCATCCGAACAGATCACGGGGGGTCGTGGattcaaatcccatctggggctcggattttCCGAGTTCCCAGTGGGTTCCATCagcaatttcatttcatataaCAAAAATCAAGGATTCAACAACTGTTGACAACATTATACCGAGAAGCGCACGTTCGATCAACCTTAGTGCTCTAATCGGTTAGTCTTAGAATGAAGTGAACTTTTTTAAGAAGAAACTCGATGCAATgtggaataagaataaatttCAGAACAGTAAGATTTCGGCTGGCGAAACCAGCCTCTTTTA contains:
- the LOC141866663 gene encoding histamine H2 receptor-like translates to MNMMTNVSEINLKQFSRNISDEGLQLQLPEQVVLIIQIIITTTTCPLTIQLNILVILAVKKTPQLQSKPNIMLACLAATDAFIGLTAQPSYFLFATFQVSGMNSLAQAIRFHWHDRAILAGVTNSLLHLMLVTFERLVAIKFTIHYPLLITEKNIKVSVAIFWIIAFCSWPLRYITPYVAALTVCPLVPSCMIFIAISYVILYRETLRHKKRIKTEQIAQQEVETFLKENKALKTTVYVVGSLVLCFIPSLLLFVSLAVKSPSLVTSVYFVSFCRILAMLNSLLNPLIYFWRDKEMRRSVLPFYSRWITVNPSN